Proteins from a single region of Chitinibacter bivalviorum:
- a CDS encoding quinone oxidoreductase family protein, with the protein MTAFHILIEQHGDEQQMQWRPTTLNEPGAGEVRLRQSAIGVNFIDTYHRSGLYPLTLPSSLGMEACGIVEAVGPEVSELKIGDRVAYAGGAVGAYTTHRIMPESKLVIVPDGIPDDLAAATLLRGMTAQYLLKQTFAVQAGQTILVHAAAGGVGQILCQWAQSLGVKVIGTVGSSKKQALAAQWCDWVLDYSSDDWVAAVRDLTQGLGVPVVYDGVGADTFLPSLDCLAPRGLMASFGNASGPVSSFNLGILAQKGSLYVTRPTLGHYTSTRAALLATAEDYFAALAAGLVKPDIGQRYALQDAAQAHRDLAARQTTGATVLMP; encoded by the coding sequence ATGACCGCATTTCATATCCTGATCGAACAACACGGTGACGAACAACAGATGCAATGGCGCCCAACCACGCTCAATGAGCCCGGCGCTGGCGAAGTGCGGCTCAGGCAATCCGCCATTGGGGTGAATTTCATCGATACTTATCATCGCTCTGGGCTGTATCCACTCACCCTACCGAGTAGCTTGGGCATGGAAGCCTGCGGCATCGTCGAGGCCGTAGGCCCTGAGGTGAGCGAGCTGAAAATCGGTGATCGCGTCGCGTATGCCGGCGGTGCGGTCGGTGCATATACCACCCACCGTATCATGCCAGAGAGCAAGCTGGTTATTGTTCCTGATGGCATACCCGATGATTTAGCCGCCGCCACTTTATTGCGCGGCATGACTGCGCAGTATTTATTGAAGCAGACCTTTGCCGTGCAAGCGGGGCAAACGATTTTGGTGCATGCCGCAGCAGGAGGGGTCGGGCAAATCCTGTGCCAATGGGCACAAAGCTTGGGCGTCAAAGTCATCGGCACCGTCGGATCGAGCAAGAAACAAGCGCTCGCAGCGCAATGGTGCGATTGGGTGCTCGATTACTCCAGCGATGATTGGGTTGCTGCCGTGCGCGACCTGACCCAAGGGCTGGGCGTACCCGTGGTGTACGACGGTGTCGGAGCTGACACCTTTCTACCTTCGCTCGATTGCCTTGCGCCACGCGGGCTGATGGCGAGCTTTGGCAATGCATCAGGGCCAGTATCGAGCTTTAATTTAGGGATTTTGGCGCAAAAAGGCTCGCTCTACGTCACCCGCCCCACTTTGGGACACTACACCAGCACCCGCGCCGCATTACTTGCGACAGCGGAAGATTATTTTGCGGCGCTGGCCGCAGGTTTGGTCAAGCCCGACATCGGCCAGCGTTATGCGCTGCAAGATGCAGCGCAAGCCCACCGCGATCTGGCCGCCCGCCAGACCACTGGGGCAACGGTACTGATGCCATGA
- a CDS encoding YqiA/YcfP family alpha/beta fold hydrolase, translating into MTTLVYLHGFLSSPLSQKAQETIAWMTEQGLASQLICPQIPMHPIAAIELLRELIAPLKGDFCVVGSSLGGFFATWAVEEFGGRAVLINPAVQPYALINQYLGPQQNYQTGEIHHIDASFADNLRQFERKPSRLQRYWLLSQTGDEVLDYQAAVGYYQGCLQTIESGGDHSFIGFAQWLPQIWAFANTPFENEIDVENLK; encoded by the coding sequence ATGACCACGCTGGTTTATCTTCACGGCTTTCTCTCCAGTCCTTTATCGCAAAAGGCGCAGGAAACAATCGCCTGGATGACTGAACAGGGCCTGGCCTCGCAGTTAATCTGCCCACAAATCCCGATGCACCCGATTGCAGCGATCGAGCTACTTCGCGAATTAATTGCCCCGCTCAAGGGCGATTTTTGCGTCGTGGGTAGCTCTTTGGGGGGATTTTTTGCGACCTGGGCTGTCGAGGAATTTGGGGGTCGCGCCGTGTTGATTAACCCAGCAGTTCAACCCTATGCACTGATTAATCAGTATCTTGGCCCACAGCAAAATTACCAAACCGGCGAAATTCATCACATCGACGCATCTTTTGCCGATAATCTTCGTCAGTTTGAGCGTAAGCCTAGCAGACTGCAGCGGTATTGGCTTTTATCACAGACTGGTGATGAAGTATTGGATTATCAAGCCGCCGTAGGCTATTACCAAGGATGCCTGCAAACCATAGAGTCTGGTGGCGACCATAGTTTTATTGGCTTTGCCCAATGGTTGCCGCAAATCTGGGCTTTTGCGAATACTCCTTTTGAAAACGAAATTGATGTCGAGAACCTAAAATGA
- a CDS encoding Dyp-type peroxidase, translating into MTTPQSGILPEASSNGLFMLFRRRLGRRADQACKNLLAQWPARVSKIAAANADAHFYASLGIGPDVWPEIFGPEKPAKLRAFPRISGAIHPAPSTQCDLILHLRADRFDVLFELADQFTQEMGEWFDAIETVHGFRYRDKRDLTGFVDGTENPVDDERAAAALVGDEDPKWAGGSYLHIQRYVHRMESWNKLPVKQQEAVIGRTKESDEELSDEDKPLTAHISRVVIEDEGQELQILRQSLPYGSPSGDKGLYFTSYCKTPDIFERMLARMIAPTADGRVDHLLNFSRAVTGAAFFVPSVEALQGLAKS; encoded by the coding sequence ATGACCACACCGCAAAGTGGCATCCTGCCTGAAGCATCTAGCAACGGCCTATTTATGCTGTTTCGCCGCCGCCTCGGTCGCCGCGCCGATCAGGCTTGCAAAAATTTATTAGCGCAGTGGCCTGCGCGCGTTAGCAAGATCGCTGCCGCCAATGCCGATGCGCATTTTTATGCATCGCTCGGCATCGGCCCTGATGTGTGGCCAGAAATATTCGGCCCCGAAAAACCCGCCAAATTGCGCGCCTTTCCGCGCATTAGCGGAGCGATTCATCCCGCGCCATCCACCCAATGTGATCTGATTTTGCATTTACGCGCGGATCGCTTTGATGTGCTGTTTGAATTGGCCGATCAATTTACTCAGGAAATGGGGGAGTGGTTTGACGCGATCGAAACCGTGCATGGTTTCCGTTACCGCGATAAACGCGATCTAACGGGCTTTGTAGATGGTACCGAAAACCCAGTCGATGATGAACGCGCGGCCGCAGCATTGGTCGGCGATGAAGACCCCAAATGGGCTGGCGGCAGCTATTTGCATATTCAGCGTTATGTGCACCGCATGGAGAGCTGGAATAAACTGCCCGTCAAACAGCAGGAAGCGGTGATTGGGCGCACCAAAGAGAGCGATGAAGAATTATCCGATGAAGACAAACCACTCACGGCCCACATTAGCCGCGTGGTGATCGAGGATGAAGGCCAAGAGCTGCAAATTTTGCGCCAGTCTTTGCCTTATGGCTCACCCAGCGGCGATAAGGGGCTGTATTTCACGTCGTACTGCAAAACGCCTGATATCTTCGAGCGCATGCTCGCCCGCATGATCGCCCCGACCGCCGATGGCCGAGTCGATCATTTGCTAAATTTTAGTCGCGCAGTCACTGGTGCCGCGTTTTTTGTGCCGAGCGTCGAAGCCCTGCAAGGTCTGGCTAAGAGCTAA
- a CDS encoding LTA synthase family protein: MKFAKSLFVRWFPVFGVVLLLIAGREWVDGRWDLPRLGFSALLFFFFAMFLNRWAAVWAALSLEALLYNISYVKFKATGEPLLGRDLLEVGQGMALTGYIDWDIIGFALGTVAAIVCGLWFRPKFNPKRIAPGLLLCGVVGVQFDSSGQFTAQSQALISKSFSTSYVFYNFRENVRQNGILGHLILSGETMHVPKSGEHDFYAEQLPAPVVAKDPDIVVVMCESCYTSADDKLETGMNQLKQAGFVATRTVSPVYGGGTADAEFEALTGLSSLALPGIDFQNFSSRYDEHSATLVSELKQAGYVTTGMHNYFGKFYRRAEVYPKFGFDHTRFVEQMVWDKSTGWPKDSAMYDVALAQYRAAPKQQKQFMFLVTVSTHGPFVADEQNATGLAQYRQRMDKAMNDLLAFNQQLDAAAKSRGREVIVVVFGDHKPALNEEFVSTGVLPANLFQKDHKGALEFKNHLTGEQQRMRGDVPLFVRASHAVAAEQVASNVAQKPLFCLPAALSRQTKATSPFFNAVAARCERNEDFYTTGLWWRNIFPEALYAERLFSS; encoded by the coding sequence GTGAAGTTTGCTAAGTCTTTGTTCGTACGTTGGTTTCCCGTTTTTGGCGTCGTGCTGTTACTGATTGCCGGGCGCGAATGGGTCGATGGGCGCTGGGATTTACCACGTCTTGGTTTTTCGGCATTGCTGTTCTTTTTCTTTGCGATGTTTCTCAATCGCTGGGCGGCCGTCTGGGCGGCCTTGAGCCTGGAAGCGCTGCTCTACAATATTAGCTATGTGAAATTCAAAGCCACGGGCGAGCCGCTGCTGGGGCGTGATTTGCTCGAAGTCGGGCAGGGTATGGCGCTGACTGGCTATATCGACTGGGATATTATTGGATTTGCGTTGGGTACTGTGGCAGCCATTGTCTGCGGCCTCTGGTTTCGCCCCAAGTTTAATCCCAAACGCATTGCGCCCGGGCTGCTGTTGTGTGGTGTAGTCGGCGTACAATTTGATAGCAGTGGTCAATTTACCGCGCAATCTCAAGCCTTGATTAGCAAGTCATTTAGTACCAGCTATGTGTTCTACAATTTCCGTGAAAACGTTCGCCAGAATGGCATTTTAGGGCACCTGATTCTCAGCGGTGAAACCATGCATGTGCCCAAAAGCGGCGAGCATGATTTTTATGCCGAACAGCTCCCTGCGCCCGTCGTGGCCAAAGACCCTGATATTGTCGTTGTGATGTGCGAGTCGTGCTACACCAGTGCGGACGACAAACTGGAAACGGGGATGAATCAGCTGAAACAAGCGGGCTTCGTCGCCACGCGTACGGTGAGCCCAGTCTACGGTGGCGGTACGGCCGATGCCGAATTTGAGGCTTTAACTGGGCTCTCCTCGCTGGCTTTGCCTGGCATTGATTTTCAGAATTTCTCATCACGTTATGATGAGCATAGCGCCACGCTGGTGAGCGAACTCAAACAAGCAGGCTATGTCACGACGGGGATGCATAATTATTTTGGCAAGTTTTATCGCCGTGCCGAGGTGTATCCCAAATTTGGTTTTGATCACACGCGCTTTGTTGAGCAGATGGTTTGGGATAAATCGACGGGTTGGCCCAAAGATAGTGCTATGTATGATGTCGCATTGGCGCAATATCGCGCAGCGCCAAAACAGCAAAAGCAATTTATGTTCTTGGTGACGGTTTCAACGCATGGCCCATTTGTGGCCGATGAGCAAAACGCCACTGGCTTGGCGCAGTATCGTCAGCGTATGGATAAGGCGATGAATGATTTGCTGGCCTTTAATCAGCAACTCGACGCTGCGGCCAAGTCACGAGGCCGCGAGGTGATTGTGGTGGTGTTTGGTGATCATAAACCGGCGCTCAATGAAGAGTTTGTCAGTACCGGCGTGTTGCCCGCCAATCTATTTCAAAAAGACCATAAAGGCGCGTTGGAATTCAAAAATCATCTGACGGGCGAGCAGCAAAGAATGCGTGGTGACGTACCGCTATTTGTGCGCGCCAGCCATGCAGTGGCGGCTGAGCAAGTCGCTAGCAATGTGGCACAAAAACCGCTGTTTTGTTTGCCGGCAGCGCTGTCGCGTCAAACGAAAGCGACGAGCCCGTTTTTTAACGCGGTAGCTGCACGCTGTGAGCGCAACGAGGATTTCTATACCACCGGCTTGTGGTGGCGCAATATCTTCCCCGAGGCGCTCTACGCTGAGCGTTTATTTAGCTCTTAG
- the aceK gene encoding bifunctional isocitrate dehydrogenase kinase/phosphatase yields the protein MNAPLLPNEVDLGNAIAQALLDGFNHHYQLFREAGRAAQANFEAGDIHAQQNLVRDRIAFYDLRVLECVQRLKQEFNAESLPDSVWQRVKQQYIALLINHQQMELAETFFNSVCCRILHRTYFHNDFIFYRPAVSTEYIEADGPAFRTYYPNEKGLAATVEQIIADFGFTLPFANLPRDVRRILLALRRHMGKPAKTKFNSYIQVLTSPFYRNKAAYLIGQATYGRKKIPFTLPICRSEDGMLYVDAALFKAVHIRHLFSLSRAYFLVDMAVPSAYVQFLHDMLPNKSRAELYTMLGLGKQGKTMFYRELFHHLRHSSDQFVFAPGTKGMVMSVFTLPSFPYVFKIIKDVFAPPKEVDHATVRAKYLLVKQHDRVGRMADSLEFSDVALPKARFAEDVLQELRTLAPSAIEEDGDTIVIRHLFIECRMKPLNLYIQNRHDDEIEDVIRDYGNALRELAIANIFPGDMLFKNFGVTHAGRVVFYDYDEIEYMTDCDFRRIPPPPSPEFEMSGETWFSGNKNEVYPEEFGDFLLARADVRAAFTKYHADLLTPKFWQDCKARIKQGIVEDFYPYPQQLRFK from the coding sequence ATGAATGCACCACTGCTACCAAATGAAGTCGATCTGGGTAATGCCATTGCGCAGGCTTTGCTCGATGGATTTAATCATCACTATCAGTTATTTCGTGAAGCAGGTCGCGCTGCACAGGCTAATTTTGAAGCCGGCGATATTCATGCGCAGCAAAATTTGGTGCGGGATCGGATCGCTTTTTATGATTTGCGTGTACTCGAATGCGTGCAGCGGCTAAAGCAGGAATTTAACGCCGAATCACTCCCCGATTCGGTATGGCAACGCGTAAAGCAGCAATATATCGCACTGCTGATTAATCACCAGCAAATGGAGCTGGCCGAGACGTTTTTTAATTCGGTGTGTTGCCGGATTTTGCATCGCACCTATTTCCATAATGATTTTATCTTCTATCGCCCTGCGGTTTCGACCGAATACATCGAGGCCGATGGCCCGGCGTTTCGTACCTATTACCCCAATGAAAAAGGCTTGGCGGCGACGGTGGAGCAGATCATTGCCGACTTTGGTTTTACTTTGCCATTTGCCAATCTGCCGCGCGACGTGCGCCGGATATTGCTGGCTTTGCGCCGGCATATGGGCAAGCCTGCCAAAACGAAGTTCAATAGCTATATTCAGGTGCTCACGTCGCCGTTTTATCGCAATAAAGCCGCCTACCTGATCGGGCAGGCGACCTATGGGCGCAAGAAAATTCCATTTACCTTGCCGATCTGTCGCTCAGAGGATGGCATGCTGTACGTCGATGCCGCGCTGTTCAAAGCCGTGCATATTCGCCACCTTTTTTCTCTGTCGCGCGCCTACTTTCTGGTCGATATGGCCGTGCCATCGGCGTATGTGCAGTTCTTGCACGATATGCTGCCCAATAAATCGCGAGCCGAGCTGTATACGATGCTGGGTTTGGGTAAGCAGGGCAAAACGATGTTTTATCGCGAGCTGTTTCATCATTTGCGCCATTCCAGTGACCAATTTGTGTTTGCGCCGGGTACCAAGGGGATGGTGATGAGCGTGTTTACGCTGCCGTCTTTTCCCTATGTTTTCAAAATCATCAAAGACGTATTTGCGCCGCCGAAAGAAGTCGATCACGCGACGGTACGCGCCAAATATTTGCTGGTGAAACAGCATGATCGGGTCGGTCGGATGGCCGATTCGTTGGAATTTTCTGATGTGGCGCTACCCAAGGCGCGCTTTGCTGAGGATGTACTGCAAGAGCTGCGCACCTTGGCGCCGTCGGCGATCGAGGAAGATGGCGATACGATTGTGATTCGTCACCTGTTTATCGAATGCCGGATGAAGCCGCTGAATTTGTATATCCAAAATCGGCACGATGATGAAATTGAAGATGTGATCCGTGATTACGGCAATGCGCTGCGTGAGCTCGCCATTGCCAATATTTTTCCCGGCGATATGCTGTTCAAAAATTTCGGTGTAACCCACGCTGGGCGCGTGGTGTTTTACGATTATGACGAAATTGAATACATGACCGACTGTGATTTCCGCCGGATTCCGCCGCCGCCATCGCCCGAATTTGAAATGAGCGGTGAGACCTGGTTTAGCGGCAATAAAAACGAAGTCTATCCCGAGGAATTTGGCGATTTTCTATTGGCGCGCGCAGATGTGAGGGCCGCCTTTACCAAATACCACGCCGACTTGCTGACACCTAAATTCTGGCAAGATTGCAAGGCGCGGATTAAGCAAGGCATCGTGGAGGATTTTTACCCGTATCCGCAGCAACTTCGTTTCAAATAA